A single genomic interval of Fibrobacter sp. UWB13 harbors:
- a CDS encoding 23S rRNA (pseudouridine(1915)-N(3))-methyltransferase RlmH yields the protein MKWVLAVFGKAGSPFIADEVEKYVKRLRGSAMPLEVVELKESKIDDHAQALAQEAALFEKKFPRNEYRRVILSEEGKLMTTVKLADTLQARFTGNIVFLIGSAYGIDENLKKSADLLLSLSPLTFTHDHARIITVEQLYRVQMVMQNHPYHHR from the coding sequence ATGAAGTGGGTGTTGGCGGTGTTTGGTAAGGCTGGTTCCCCGTTCATTGCGGACGAGGTGGAAAAGTATGTGAAGCGTTTGCGCGGTTCTGCGATGCCTCTGGAAGTGGTGGAGCTCAAGGAATCGAAAATTGACGACCATGCCCAGGCGCTTGCTCAAGAAGCCGCTCTTTTTGAGAAAAAATTCCCGCGTAACGAGTACCGCCGAGTGATCCTCTCCGAAGAGGGCAAGCTCATGACGACGGTGAAGCTTGCCGATACGTTACAGGCCCGCTTTACGGGAAATATTGTGTTTTTGATTGGCTCCGCGTACGGCATCGACGAGAACTTAAAAAAGTCCGCCGACTTGCTCTTGAGCCTTTCTCCATTGACTTTTACCCACGACCACGCCAGGATTATTACGGTGGAGCAGCTCTACCGCGTCCAGATGGTCATGCAAAACCACCCATATCATCATAGGTAG
- a CDS encoding SPFH domain-containing protein gives METESKLQPKVQPKIQLPQKNYTKAIIVAVIVVIALILLKCNIGYNSATQLLVKQSPFGTLSCIDHAGFYFKGFASIYSYDRTKDFYFNSSTDKVKGEGWEGGDDDEDDISVTLSRNANAEISGYLKYQLPTDCEDLVKIHREQRSDKKLKHDLVRNSVLSAVRKTAPLFTAEEAKVTKIAEFRRIAEDQLTEGEYLTTIEVLTEKAGEDEYDSEGKIIKKAETQEYKVTKLKLDKNGNRILTKPSALRLYGIRVVQFEIQNVRLDQKAQQQLDIVKDREMKRVSNATAAETAKQAAITAEAEGKARIAQAKADQEVEKIKAVTQAEKERDVAVLQAQKEQEVARLEALRALEVAKKIKAEKEAEAAANRALVSAGLTPQERAEWDYKTKVGVAEALAKSAHPLVPEIMMTGDSKGGASTAMDAVGLNMLMGLTEKLSK, from the coding sequence ATGGAAACAGAATCCAAATTACAGCCCAAAGTGCAACCCAAAATACAGCTTCCCCAAAAGAATTACACAAAAGCAATCATTGTCGCGGTCATCGTTGTTATCGCTCTTATTTTGCTCAAGTGCAATATCGGTTACAACAGTGCAACGCAGCTTCTTGTGAAGCAGTCTCCGTTTGGTACCCTCTCCTGCATCGACCACGCCGGTTTTTACTTCAAGGGATTTGCAAGCATCTACTCTTACGACAGAACCAAGGACTTCTACTTCAACTCATCTACAGACAAGGTAAAGGGCGAAGGCTGGGAAGGCGGCGACGATGACGAGGACGATATTTCCGTTACCTTGTCCCGAAACGCAAACGCCGAAATCAGTGGCTACCTCAAATACCAGCTCCCGACGGACTGCGAAGACCTCGTGAAAATCCACCGAGAACAGCGCTCCGACAAGAAGCTCAAGCATGACCTTGTCAGAAACTCCGTGCTCTCCGCCGTTAGAAAGACCGCACCGCTCTTCACCGCCGAAGAAGCCAAGGTGACAAAGATTGCCGAATTCAGAAGAATCGCCGAAGACCAACTCACGGAAGGTGAATACCTCACCACGATCGAAGTGCTTACCGAAAAGGCCGGCGAAGACGAATACGATTCCGAAGGCAAAATCATCAAGAAAGCCGAAACGCAAGAATACAAGGTCACAAAGCTGAAACTCGATAAGAACGGCAACCGCATCTTGACAAAGCCCTCGGCACTCCGTCTTTACGGCATCAGAGTGGTGCAGTTCGAAATCCAGAACGTCCGCCTCGACCAGAAGGCTCAACAGCAGCTCGACATCGTGAAGGACCGCGAAATGAAGCGCGTATCAAACGCCACCGCCGCTGAAACCGCAAAGCAGGCCGCCATCACCGCCGAAGCCGAAGGTAAGGCTCGCATCGCCCAGGCCAAGGCCGACCAGGAAGTGGAAAAGATCAAGGCTGTGACGCAGGCTGAAAAGGAACGCGACGTGGCCGTTCTCCAAGCTCAGAAGGAACAAGAAGTCGCCCGCCTCGAAGCTTTAAGAGCTCTCGAAGTCGCTAAGAAAATCAAGGCCGAAAAAGAAGCTGAAGCCGCCGCAAACAGGGCCCTCGTCAGCGCCGGTTTGACTCCGCAAGAACGCGCCGAATGGGATTACAAGACCAAAGTCGGTGTTGCAGAAGCTCTTGCCAAGTCCGCACACCCGCTCGTCCCGGAAATCATGATGACCGGCGACTCCAAGGGCGGCGCAAGCACTGCCATGGACGCAGTCGGCTTGAACATGCTTATGGGACTTACTGAAAAACTTTCGAAGTAA
- a CDS encoding DUF4160 domain-containing protein has product MPKYFPFKIAGYYLYFTMACIVECIHAHASDTKLTETGSAKLFIKSNGDTIVQKRGTLSDKELSTIQKYIKNNYLTMFEMWSQYSDHGFYGDNK; this is encoded by the coding sequence ATGCCTAAATATTTTCCCTTCAAAATTGCAGGCTACTATCTCTATTTCACGATGGCATGTATCGTCGAATGTATCCACGCTCATGCTAGCGATACAAAACTGACAGAAACTGGTTCTGCGAAATTATTCATTAAATCGAATGGCGATACCATAGTCCAAAAAAGAGGAACGCTTTCAGACAAAGAGCTATCGACCATACAAAAATACATCAAGAACAATTACTTAACGATGTTCGAAATGTGGTCTCAGTATTCCGATCACGGTTTCTATGGCGATAACAAATAA
- the rpiA gene encoding ribose-5-phosphate isomerase RpiA produces MASMDELKKAAGVRAADMIKDGMIVGLGTGSTAAHMVNRLAERIKTEGIHVTGVSTSWSTTLQCRSLGIPLKEMGEVSHLDMVIDGADEIDPNRNLIKGRGAAHLLEKIVASMTDNYVIIADSGKAVQQLGTKFAVPLEIIPGAIAVVTERVKKLGGEVKVRMGAPGKDGPVISDSGNLIADAKFAPIADPDKLARDLEHIVGIVGHGLFINMATKVILADEAKGLIEF; encoded by the coding sequence ATGGCATCGATGGATGAACTCAAGAAGGCTGCAGGCGTTCGTGCCGCAGACATGATCAAGGACGGAATGATTGTCGGTCTCGGCACAGGCAGCACGGCAGCTCACATGGTGAACCGCCTTGCCGAACGCATCAAGACCGAAGGCATCCATGTGACGGGCGTTTCGACCAGCTGGAGCACCACACTCCAATGCCGTAGCCTCGGCATCCCGCTCAAGGAAATGGGCGAAGTGAGCCACCTCGACATGGTTATCGACGGCGCCGACGAAATCGACCCGAACCGTAACCTCATCAAGGGCCGCGGTGCAGCTCACCTCCTCGAAAAGATTGTCGCCTCCATGACGGATAACTACGTGATTATCGCAGACTCCGGCAAGGCCGTGCAGCAGCTCGGCACCAAGTTCGCCGTCCCTCTCGAAATCATCCCGGGTGCTATCGCGGTCGTGACCGAACGCGTGAAAAAGCTCGGTGGCGAAGTCAAGGTTCGCATGGGCGCTCCTGGCAAGGACGGTCCGGTGATTAGCGACAGCGGTAACCTCATCGCCGACGCAAAGTTCGCCCCCATCGCAGACCCGGACAAGCTCGCCCGTGATCTGGAACACATCGTGGGTATCGTCGGACACGGCCTGTTCATCAACATGGCAACGAAGGTCATCCTCGCTGACGAAGCCAAGGGCTTGATTGAATTCTAG
- a CDS encoding metallophosphoesterase yields MLYGICSDIHSNATAFEAVLQSMRENGVERRVCLGDIVGYGVDTDECVNLVKENMDVCLIGNHDSVAVRYESSAGFNPYAKQAIEWTQKNLSKESVTYIRSLPYIQEENDICFVHASPLSPADWVYVTDLEDALNAFDHFSERYCFVGHTHSPVIIASRPLAIPKILDEYEYVIANTERLLVNVGSVGQPRDRDPRACWCLLDTETKCVRLIRVEYDIRETQNRMKKQGMPSFLIDRLSVGR; encoded by the coding sequence ATGCTTTACGGTATTTGTTCAGATATCCATTCCAATGCCACCGCTTTCGAGGCTGTGCTCCAGTCCATGCGCGAAAATGGTGTGGAACGGAGAGTGTGCCTTGGTGATATTGTGGGATATGGCGTCGATACCGATGAGTGCGTCAATTTGGTTAAAGAGAACATGGATGTGTGCCTGATCGGGAACCACGACAGCGTGGCGGTCCGGTACGAATCCAGCGCCGGGTTCAACCCGTACGCGAAGCAGGCGATTGAATGGACCCAGAAGAACCTTTCCAAGGAGTCCGTGACGTATATCCGCTCGCTCCCGTACATCCAGGAAGAAAACGATATCTGCTTTGTGCATGCGTCGCCCTTGTCTCCGGCAGATTGGGTCTATGTGACCGATCTCGAGGATGCGCTGAACGCTTTTGACCATTTTTCGGAGCGCTACTGCTTTGTGGGGCATACGCATAGCCCGGTTATCATTGCTAGCCGCCCCTTGGCGATCCCGAAGATTCTGGACGAGTACGAGTACGTGATTGCGAATACCGAACGCTTGCTGGTGAACGTCGGCAGTGTGGGGCAGCCCCGCGACCGCGACCCGAGGGCCTGCTGGTGTCTGCTCGATACCGAGACCAAGTGCGTGCGGCTCATTCGAGTGGAATACGACATTCGTGAGACGCAGAACCGCATGAAAAAGCAGGGAATGCCCTCGTTTTTGATTGACCGACTATCGGTGGGGCGTTAG
- a CDS encoding alpha/beta hydrolase — translation MKFAKIFLPCLLLALVAIVSLVSVDKRPVKEYQIEGMHVYEMAAADETKPVILYLHGGGYRQGITPSHWKILSEISKATGCGWVMPDYPLLPEHTALEAHTLVLKLYSELLKRFPASKIIIMGDSAGGGFSLALAEEIQEQSLPSPMHLILISPWVDITGGDESIAEYDNWLHIDELHQFGLSWANGMDAHDPTVSPLYGNMQGLPPTDIFVGTWEVFYPDIVNCGEKMKAAGVSVTLHVGEELGHVFPLYPAPEGEEARQTIADIVKSSTERTTALTLTNAVQ, via the coding sequence ATGAAATTTGCAAAGATATTCTTGCCCTGTTTATTGCTCGCGCTCGTAGCGATTGTCTCATTGGTGAGCGTCGACAAGCGACCCGTAAAAGAATATCAAATCGAGGGCATGCACGTTTACGAGATGGCGGCCGCAGACGAAACCAAGCCCGTCATCCTCTACCTCCACGGCGGTGGCTACAGGCAAGGCATTACGCCATCCCACTGGAAGATTCTTTCTGAAATTTCAAAGGCGACTGGCTGCGGTTGGGTCATGCCGGACTACCCCCTTTTGCCGGAACATACGGCGCTCGAAGCCCATACACTCGTATTAAAGCTCTACAGCGAACTCTTGAAACGCTTCCCCGCAAGCAAAATCATCATTATGGGTGACAGTGCCGGTGGCGGTTTTTCACTTGCGCTCGCTGAAGAAATCCAAGAGCAATCGCTCCCCTCGCCCATGCACCTCATCCTGATTTCACCGTGGGTCGACATCACGGGTGGCGATGAATCCATAGCAGAATACGACAACTGGCTTCATATTGACGAACTACATCAATTTGGTCTATCTTGGGCAAACGGCATGGATGCGCACGACCCGACGGTATCGCCTCTCTACGGCAACATGCAAGGGCTCCCGCCCACCGACATTTTCGTCGGCACCTGGGAAGTATTCTACCCCGACATCGTCAATTGCGGTGAAAAAATGAAGGCGGCAGGCGTATCCGTCACGCTCCACGTTGGCGAAGAACTGGGACACGTGTTCCCCCTCTACCCCGCCCCCGAAGGCGAAGAAGCCCGCCAGACGATTGCGGACATTGTCAAGAGCAGCACCGAAAGAACGACGGCGCTTACACTGACAAACGCGGTGCAATAA
- a CDS encoding peptidylprolyl isomerase, with protein sequence MVVIQDKMKVSIAYTLREGKRILEEVPASQPFVYIHGYNNIIPGLEDALTGRRLGEKFTVSIPANLGYGEYRKDLILTVPKEELRDVGELWLGMELEMYQDNDMREFQLPDTAEEFVNDLNLDGDDDQCDGIYTIKEILEDTVIVDGNHPFAGKDLIFNVEVVDIVEASFTEQESGFPDEDEFNDGYDNYDSYDNRMGDDNFDSNERRWR encoded by the coding sequence ATGGTAGTCATTCAAGACAAGATGAAGGTGAGCATAGCCTACACCCTCAGAGAAGGCAAGCGAATTCTTGAAGAAGTTCCCGCCTCCCAACCGTTCGTGTACATCCACGGATACAACAATATTATTCCCGGACTCGAAGACGCATTGACGGGGCGTCGTCTGGGCGAAAAGTTTACGGTGAGCATTCCGGCAAATCTCGGTTATGGCGAATACCGCAAGGACCTTATCCTCACGGTCCCGAAAGAAGAACTCCGCGACGTCGGAGAACTCTGGCTCGGCATGGAACTCGAAATGTACCAGGATAACGACATGCGCGAATTCCAGTTGCCGGACACCGCCGAAGAATTTGTGAACGACTTGAATTTGGATGGCGATGATGACCAGTGCGACGGCATTTACACCATCAAGGAAATTCTCGAAGACACCGTGATTGTGGACGGGAACCACCCGTTTGCAGGCAAGGATTTGATTTTTAACGTCGAAGTTGTAGACATCGTCGAGGCAAGCTTCACCGAACAGGAGTCCGGCTTCCCGGATGAAGATGAATTTAACGACGGATACGATAACTACGACAGTTACGACAATCGCATGGGCGACGACAATTTTGACTCAAACGAAAGGAGATGGCGCTAA